In the Elizabethkingia bruuniana genome, CGAGTAAATGCAATCGGTCTAATTTGTGTTAAAAAATGAGTGCGAATCTTTACAAAAAAGAGTACGAGTAATTACAAGTATCTATTTTATAGTGATTTACGGTAGTTGGTTGGTGTGTTGCCGGTATGCTTTTTAAAAGCAGTATTAAAAGAAGATTTTGAATTAAAACCAACTTCGTATAAGATTTCAAGGATAGTTACCTTATTTTTTGTCGTGTCTTTTAGAATACCCATAGCACTTTCTATCCTATAGGCATTCACAAAATCATAAAAATGTTGCCCTAATTGATGATTGATTAAAAGAGATAATTCCCGGACAGGAATTTTAATTTCACGAGAAACATCCTGAATCGTCAGTGAAGAGTTCAGAAAAGGCTTTTCTTCGGCCATATATTCCTTTAGTTTCAAAAGCTCTTCATTATGTTCATTTTCATGTGCTCCTGATGGCTTACTGTTTTTCTCTTCTGAAACAATCTCAGAAACAAGTTTTAGTTTGGAATCAACATTTCTAAATAAGCCCGGGTTGCTTAATGCTTTGAATAGGTACCAGCAAATGATAAACAGTTGAAATACCAAGATTACAATTTTTATCCATTCAGAGATATAAGGGTAATCAGAAAATTTAAAAGCATTTTTTAAAATGGCCATTAAATATAGAAAAGTCAGAATGCTCGTAAACTGAAACAGCCAATTGTAGGAATTAATATTGGCTCCGGCATAATTTTCCAGATATAGCTTTTTTGTTTTTCTTAATACCCTAAAAACAGCAATAAGATATACAACTATCTGAATAAGAATAAAAAAGTGCGTGAATTGTAATTCAATCCTACTTTGACGATTGAGAATAAAATTAATTTTAGAGGTAGGATCTACCATATAAAAACGAGGCAGTAAAACTACATTCACAATTAAAAATGGAAGTAGATGTAATAGATATTTAGGTTTAAGCCTAAAATCAGCATAACAGACTGATACTACATAAAGATAGAAAACAGGAATCTGTAAGAAAGCAAATGTAGTTCTGAACATTCCAAAATTTGAAGGGCCATCAGCTATTAAATCGAATAAAGGATGACTAAGATCTAATGCATTTATCAATAGAAAAGCAGCAAAAAGATAATTACTTGTTTTGTATTTTGTTTTTACCGTGACCAAGAAGAACGCAAGAAAGAATGAAATGAACAAAGAGATTATAGTTACAATAATTAATAAATTAATTTTATCCATTATTTAGTATTCTTTGTTTATTGTTAATTTTTTTTATAAATCTTCTTGTTTATTGGTATTTAAAATCCAATATGTGCAAATATAAAGATTAGATCGACATTATATAGATTTTTATTATACATAGAAAAAAGTACAGCTATTTATTAATTAACTAGTATAATAAGTGAGGGTGATTTTATGAGAAGTATACCATTGATTGCAGTTCTGGAGGTTGATAGGTCAGTTCTTCTCGTCCTCATTTAAAATAAAAAAACCACAGAAAAGTGGTCTTTTTTACTTATATAGCGTTTGTATCTTAAAATAGTATTTTAACACCTATGCCAAAACTGATGCTGGTAGAATTGACTTCATTCAGCCGGCTTTTGTAAATATCCCCGTTTGCCATATATAATTTATCTGTTCCTTTTCCTGCTTCTATCTGTGTATATCTTGCAGATACAAAAGGCTGAATACGTTGGCCTAGCTGATATCCAATACGCAGTCCTGCATCCCAACCTGTTCCTTTGGATCTGTGCTCGAAGCTGACAGGTCTTCTAAGTTCCTCTCGAAGATTCCAATCTGCAGTAGCTGAATATTGGGGGAAATACATACCACTGATGTCGAGATTAACATTCCAATTTTCCTTTTTGAAATTTGTTTCTAAACCAAGGACAGCACCATGCCATTGAGGTTTATATGTACTTCTTAGTTCTTTTCCGGGAATAAGCGGAGCATCACCGTCCAGCATATAAAGCTTCTGGTAACTTCCAAAATACCCTGCATGTGGGCTAAAAGAGAATGTTTGGTTAGACCATAGAAGGTAGGATAATTCCAGACGGGTTTTAATTGTATAACCTTTATCGGCTTCTAAATTGAATTCTGCAGTTTTAAGCGCTCTGTTATCACCTGCATAATCTGTATCATTTACTTTTCCCGAGGTAATAGCCTGATAACTAAAGTCCCATTTTACCTGAAATCTTGATGAAATTGATACAGCGGAAATAATTCCCATTTCCGAGCCACGTAGCTGTTGCCATTTTAATTCAGATAATACATTCGGGTATTGACCATTTTCATTGCCGGCAATATTCCAGTTGAGTTTTTCCTGATTCCAGCCAACATATGGCATAATGTAAGACTTACGTTCTTTCCCCTGTGCGTTTGCCAAAGAGGAGAAAAAACCAAGAAATAGCAGAAGAGACCATTTATTCATAATCATATATAAATAAGTCTACCCTGTGTAATCAGGGTAGACAATTGTTTAATTAATGTAGTTATTATTTTGGATATACTGATCCGATAAACTGCTTATCAGTAGAAGACAGAACAGTATTGCTGCCAACGCTGAATCCGTTTGTTGTCAGGCTGCTACTAATGCTATAATGCATGATAGATTGTGTGTCATAAGCACTATATTGCGTTTGTGTAGTAGAATATTTTGCAAACAAGTTACTATCTACCTGTGCTCTTGACCAATAGTTAGGATAACCTCCATAATAGGTATACACTTTTTCTTTATCCCATGGGATATTAGCTAAAGGGTGCTGGTGCTCGTGTATCATACCTAGAGCATGTCCAAATTCATGAATAGTTGTTCTGCTGAATTCTGTGTCAGTTGTTGAATCATCAAACCAACCGAAGTTCATTGTTTCAGAGTTAGAAGGACGGTTAAGGGCCTGTGTTCCTAAATAGGAATAAGATCCTGCTCCCTGTGTAAAAGTAACCCGAATTTGTGCTGTTCCGCTAGTAATAAATTTAAAGGTGATGTTAGCATACTTAGACCATTCATTAGCATATTGCATTACTTTGCTGCGAACTTTGGCTGTTCCACCGTTCAGACTTACAGTGATAACGCTGCCATTTGGCCATTTTGTACTTTTAATAACAGCTCCTCTTGGATCAGTTCCTGGAAGATAAACATCTTTACACATGTGTGTGTTTTCAAAGCCAGCAGGGATATCTGCCTGTGGTACAGCTTTCAATTCTGTTAATCCTTGTGGAGTACTTTCGTCCACATTATCGCTGGTATTACATGATACCAATGCAACTGAGATAAATGATCCAAGTAGGATCTTCTTGTGTAATTCCATAATATTTAGTGTTAAATTTGGTTTATAATTCTTCTGACATTACTGATAAAATATGTCAATCATGTTTTTAGACAATTTACAGTTCGGCTTTGTTTACAGCATAATCTTTATTAACTACTATTTCTATCAATTTTGTATATAATAAGATTAATAAATATCATATTAAACTGTTATATAATAATACCTTGTTTCTGTAAAAAAATCGTAGTTAATTATTTCAGAATGTACAAATCAGTATAAAATCCTTATTTGAAACAGATGATAAAATCGAGCTGTTGCCGAATAGCTATATAACAATTCCAATTTAGGAGCGTTCATGCTAAGGTTCTGTACTGATTGATTTCTGAAATTGAAGTGCTTTTTCTCTATACACACAAATTGGGAGGTGTGTATGATAGTATCTCTACCATCAATAGAGGAATGGATGTTTTTTTCATAATAATTAATTAAGCGTGATTTGGTTTTATGATACAATTTTTATCATATCATGACGCTAATATACAAATTTATATCAAATCCAAAAGAAAATATTGTTTTTATGTGCAAATGAATAATGAATATGCAATTGAAATAGGAGATAAACCTAGATTTATAGCGTGTTGGAGAAGATTTAAAAAATGTAAATATTTCTGTTTTTTTTTTTTCTAATTACCTGAAAAACATCAACAAAAGGGTAGCATAAGTTGACCAATTACGTATAAATTTTATCATAGTTGGGACAAATGTCCTTTTTCTAAATGTTTTTTATTTTGATTTTTGCAGCGTTGAAATAGCTTTTTGTATTGTAAGTAATTGTTATATAGTGCTTTGTTTGATTCTAACTGGCACTATGTGGTAAAGAACTTGTATTTTGGTCAAAGGCTATTACTTAGAATTATTGAATTAAAGTATGATGGACAGGAGAAAAAAAATAATACTAATTTTAGCTTCAATAGGAACTTTTGTAGAAGCATTGGATATTGCAGTAATCAATCTGGCGATTCCTTCTATTCAGGAACAGTTCCATATCACATCCGAGACAGCACAATGGCTGCAGACATTTTATGTTCTTTTCTTTGGAGGATTTCTTATTATTGGCGGAAAACTTTCGGATCAGTTAGGAAGAAAGAAGGTATTTTTATTTGGGGCGTTTACTTTTATGCTGGCATCATTAGGAGCCGGATTGTCTACAAGTTTTGAGGTGCTGGCAATATTCCGTGCGTTGCAGGGGCTGGGTGCAGCTTTTATAATGCCTTCAGCCGTATCAATTGTAACAAATACTTTTCTGGCAGAACAGGAACGGAACAGGGCTATGGCAATTTTTGGTTCTTTTGCTGCAATAGGTTCGGGAAGCGGACTGTCTATTGGCGGGATTATAAGTACCTATCTAAGCTGGCATTGGGTCTTTTTGATTAATGTTCCCATTCTTCTTGTAACATTAGTTGCTGCATATTATTATTTGCCAGCAGATAAACCGGATAAAGCTGCTAAAACAGATATGATCTCTGCTGTATTTATTGTGTTAGGATTTTTAAGTTTAACATATGGTGTACATGAATTGGCACATATTAAAGAAAATCCTGTAATCATTATAGCTTCTTTAATGCTTCCTGTGGTACTCTTAAAATTTGTAATCTATAGATTGAGAACTGTTTCTTATCCATTAGTAAATCTGCAGATATTCAGACACAAATCATTGGTGATCTCTAATCTCGCATTTTTTCTATTAGGTGCATTTTTCATAGGTTTCTTGTTTCTTATTTCATTAATGTTGCAGAAAGATATGGGTCATGATGCCGCATCTTCGGGATTAATGCTTGTTCCCTTTAGTATATTGTCTGCATTGGTTGCTAAATATATTCTGCCTTATATATCAAAGCGATTAAATTCCTTTCGAATGGGAGCTTTAGGGTGGATATTTATGCTTACAGGAGCATTGCTTTTATTGGTTTCTGTTTTTACCGGACATCCTTTGGTATTTGTATTGATGGGGGCAGCCTGCATTTCGGGAATAGGAATGACTTTTTGTTTTACCGCTTTATCGGTACTGGGAATTAAGGATGTGGAACCAGCTAATTATGGAGTAGCATCTAGTTTAGGAACTACAAGTTATTTCTTAGGAGCCGGATTAGGATTATCATTTCTGACCCTTATAAGCCAGTTTTTTTCTTCAGAATATGCAGTAGGAGCTTTAAATATATTTATTCTGGTATGTTACGCTCTTTTAGCAACGGGGATGTTGTTCTATAGCATACTGATGAGTACCAAGCAGGTGAAAATATTTTCCAGAGCATAATTCTTGCGGAGGATTCAAGCTTTGTATCATAACAAAAGGATGAAAAGAGACCACTGAACAGTGGTCTTTTTTGTTATAACATTAATCATCATGTACGTCATAAATAAAATTTTATTTCTATTTTAATTCAAAATTAATTCAGAATTGAATCTATAGATTTGTAAAATGAAGCTACTAATAATAGAGGACGAAACGGAACTGGCTAAAAGTATAGCCGAATATCTTTCGGAAGAGAGTTATTTATGTGAATTTGCGCCTACATTTAAAGAAGCAATGCAAAAAATAGAGAACTTTCATTACGACTGTATTCTATTGGATATTACACTGCCCGACGGAAATGGTCTTACTATACTAGAAGAATTAAAAAAACAAAATAAGCAGGACGGAGTCATTATTATTTCTGCTAAAAATGCTTTGGATGATAAAATAAAAGGACTACATCTTGGTGCAGACGATTATCTTACAAAACCATTCCATCTCTCAGAATTAATGGCCAGAATTTATTCTCTTATCCGCAGAAAGCAATTCAGCAATTCAAATGTTATAATACAAAATGAACTGCAGATTGATCTTTTGGCAAAAACAGTATTTGTAAATGATCAAACAATTATACTTACCAAAAAAGAATTTGATTTACTTATCTATTTTGTAGGAAACAAAAACAGAGTGATTTCGAAAAGTACTTTAGCAGAGCATCTTTCCGGAGACTTTGCAGATATGCTGGATAATCATGATTTTGTGTATGCTCATGTAAAAAATCTGAAAAAGAAATTATATGATGCCGGCTGCAATCAATATTTAAAAACAGTTTATGGAACTGGGTATAAATGGGAAGAAAATTCTAAATAGTATATCTATGAAGCCATTGTTAAGTAAAATAACCAAGCCTTTTCTAATGTATGTACTTTTTGTATTAATCATTAGTGTTCCTGTTTATTATTGGGTGGTAGATACAATATGGAAAGCTGAGCTGGATGAGCATAATAAAATTACTGCAGAAAAGACCGCTTATGAGCTTAACAAGCTAAACCTGACAGACCAAAAATTATCCGAAAGTATAAAACTCTGGAACGATATTCAGCCCGGAACAAATATTCAGAATATCAGAGATCATGATAAACTAAAGGATAGCATTTTTACCTATGAGAAACAAAAGCCATATACTAAAGAAATAGATATTGACCGTTTCAGAGCGCTTTCCACAATTATTTATGTCAACAACAAACCTTTCCGTTTTACAGTACAGACCAATATTGAAGAATCCCAGGAAACAATTGTAGTAATTGCAATTACTACATTTTTTTTCTTTATTACTATTGTCCTAGGTTTTTTATTGATCAACAGAAAACTTTCTAACTCTGTATGGAAGCCTTTTCGGAATACATTGGATAAGTTAAAAAGTTTTAACCTGAACCACCAGACCAAAATAGAATTCAACCGGACAGATATTTTGGAGTTTGAAGAACTGAATAGCTCATTAAGCAAGCTGATAGAGCATAATATTTCAGTTTATAAAACTCAGAAAGAATTTACTGAAAATGCTTCACATGAATTACAAACACCATTGGCAATTCTGAAAAATAAACTGGATATTCTGCAGCAGAGTAAAGACCTTACGGAAGGACAATATCAGATTACTGAGGAAATGAATAATGCCTTATTGAGAAGTTCCAGAATCAATAAGAATCTTTTACTGCTTGCGAAAATAGAAAATAACCAATTCGATAATACCGAAACGATTCCATTTGATACATTACTTCATCAAAGTATAGATGTTTTACAAGAACATTTTGAGCAAAAGAGTATTGCAATACAGGAGAATATTCATGAAGACGTAAGAGTACAGGGAAACAGTAGTCTGACCGAAATCCTGATTAATAACCTTATTTTAAATACCATTCGGCATACTCTGGTTGGAGGTTTAATTTCTGTAAAGCTTACCCGATCTCTATTTGAAATATCGAATTCCGGAACGGAAAAATTGAACACAAATTTATTATTTAAAAGATTTTCAACATTATCATCCCATAAAGGAGGCAGTGGTTTAGGTCTGGCAATTATAAAAGAGATATGTACATTTCACGGCTGGAAGGTTAATTACAGATTTGAAAATAATCAGCATATTTTTTCTGTAAACCTATAGAATTCTAAATTTCTTCTAAATCGGATTGCAAATTTGTACCATCGATTAATCTTAAAGATACAAATTCATGCAAAAAAAGATTTTAGTTTTCTCATTATTTCTTTCATTAGTATTTGTCAATTTCTTGTTTGCACAGATATCTTCTGTAACAATATCGGGAATTGTAACCAGTAAGAATAAAACCGTGTTGCCTTATACCACAGTTACCCTAAAGACTGTGAAAGAAAAGAAATTTGTATCCGGAACCATTACCAACGAAGAAGGACGGTTTTCGATAGCAGGAATAAAGCCAGATAATTACTATTTAGAAACTTCTATTTCGGGATATAGGCCTTATACACAATCTGTCTTTATAGGCAGTCTTTCAGAATTTCTTGAAATTCCGTCTATAGAACTTGAACAAATTAAAGACGACAAAGAAACCAAAATTGAAGAAGTTGTTTTAACATCCTCAAAGAAGAATGAAATAAGCAATCAGCTTGATAAAAAGACTTATTCTGTTGCAGATAATATCAGCCAAAGCGGGGGTTCCATTCTGCAAAGCATGCAGAATCTGCCGGGTGTTACTGTACAGGATGGGAAAGTACAACTTCGTGGAAACGATAAAGTAACAGTGCTAATCGATGGTAAACAGACTGCATTAACCGGTTTTGGGAGTCAGTCGGGGCTGGATAATATTCCTGCTTCTGCAATTGATAAAATCGAGATTATTAATAATCCGTCTTCAAAATATGATGCAAACGGAAATGCCGGGATCATTAATATTATCATGAAGAAAAATAAACAAAACGGTTGGAACGGAAAGATTGGATTTACTTATGGTACAGGCTCGTTCTGGATAAGAAAAGATAACTTTCCTACAATAAGACCTCAGTATACGATTACACCAAAGATAAATCCTTCGCTGTCATTAAACTACAGGAAAGATAAAATAAACGTCTTTCTGCAGGTTGATAATCTATACACACAGACACTTAATAAAAATGAATTTGTAACCAGAACTTATGATAACGGGAGTATCATTAATTCCCAGTTAAAAAGAAACAGAAATACGAATTACCTGACTACAAAAGCAGGAGTCGACTGGAATATTGATTCCCAAAACACACTTACAATTTCCGGACTTTATGGAAGTGAAAAGATTATAGACCGTGGCGATCAGCCCTTTTTCAATGGAGATTTCTCTCAGCGTCTGCGTCTTTGGCAGTTTTTAGAAGATGAATTGAAAACTACTGTAATGGGTACTGCTTCTTATCAGCATAAATTCAAAGAAGCCGGACATGTATTAAATGTAGGGTTTAATTATACATTCCACCGGGAAGATGAGAAATATTTCTATGATAATTATTTGCCTAATTCAAAAGGAACAGATGCTTTTAAATTGCTGTCCGATGAACAGGTTTATGATTTTAATATAGATTATATAAAACCCTTAAAATACGGGCGTATAGAAACCGGAATTAAATTAAGAAACAGAAGTATTCCGACCAATATGAATTTTATTCCGGGAGCTAATTCTGTATTAGATGTGAATGCAGGCGGATGGGCAAACTATAAAGAATTGATTCCTGCTGTTTACGGAAATTATGTTTTCGAAAATGCAAAATGGGAAGCGGAACTTGGGCTGAGGCTGGAATATGTGAAAATACAGTATGATGTTAATCCGAATCATCCTACTTATAAAAGTGACAGTTATAATTATACACAACCTTTTCCAAATTTGAGATTGGCGTACAAACTAAATGATCATAATAAACTTTCTATATTCTACAACAGAAGAGTAGACCGCCCCAATGAAGTAGACATCCGAATTTTCCCAAAATATGATGATGCAGAGATTATAAAAGTAGGAAATCCCGGATTGAGACCTCAGTTTACCAACTCAATAGAATTAGGACATAAATATAATTGGAATAATGGTTACCTGTATTCAGCTTTATACCATCGTTTTGCGAACGGAACAATTACCCGAATTTCGAGTATTGTGCCTGACAGTCCTTTAATCTACGCAGTATTCCAAAATGCAGGACGAAGCTATAATTCGGGATTAGAAATGATTTGGAATCAGAAAGTTTCGAAAGCATATTCTTTTAATGTTAATGGGAATATATACAGAAACCAGATCGATGCATTTTCAGTTGAGAATCTGTATCCACAGCCTGTCTTTTTTTCAGCCGATAAA is a window encoding:
- a CDS encoding helix-turn-helix domain-containing protein — its product is MDKINLLIIVTIISLFISFFLAFFLVTVKTKYKTSNYLFAAFLLINALDLSHPLFDLIADGPSNFGMFRTTFAFLQIPVFYLYVVSVCYADFRLKPKYLLHLLPFLIVNVVLLPRFYMVDPTSKINFILNRQSRIELQFTHFFILIQIVVYLIAVFRVLRKTKKLYLENYAGANINSYNWLFQFTSILTFLYLMAILKNAFKFSDYPYISEWIKIVILVFQLFIICWYLFKALSNPGLFRNVDSKLKLVSEIVSEEKNSKPSGAHENEHNEELLKLKEYMAEEKPFLNSSLTIQDVSREIKIPVRELSLLINHQLGQHFYDFVNAYRIESAMGILKDTTKNKVTILEILYEVGFNSKSSFNTAFKKHTGNTPTNYRKSL
- a CDS encoding omptin family outer membrane protease, with amino-acid sequence MNKWSLLLFLGFFSSLANAQGKERKSYIMPYVGWNQEKLNWNIAGNENGQYPNVLSELKWQQLRGSEMGIISAVSISSRFQVKWDFSYQAITSGKVNDTDYAGDNRALKTAEFNLEADKGYTIKTRLELSYLLWSNQTFSFSPHAGYFGSYQKLYMLDGDAPLIPGKELRSTYKPQWHGAVLGLETNFKKENWNVNLDISGMYFPQYSATADWNLREELRRPVSFEHRSKGTGWDAGLRIGYQLGQRIQPFVSARYTQIEAGKGTDKLYMANGDIYKSRLNEVNSTSISFGIGVKILF
- a CDS encoding M12 family metallopeptidase; translated protein: MELHKKILLGSFISVALVSCNTSDNVDESTPQGLTELKAVPQADIPAGFENTHMCKDVYLPGTDPRGAVIKSTKWPNGSVITVSLNGGTAKVRSKVMQYANEWSKYANITFKFITSGTAQIRVTFTQGAGSYSYLGTQALNRPSNSETMNFGWFDDSTTDTEFSRTTIHEFGHALGMIHEHQHPLANIPWDKEKVYTYYGGYPNYWSRAQVDSNLFAKYSTTQTQYSAYDTQSIMHYSISSSLTTNGFSVGSNTVLSSTDKQFIGSVYPK
- a CDS encoding MFS transporter, with translation MDRRKKIILILASIGTFVEALDIAVINLAIPSIQEQFHITSETAQWLQTFYVLFFGGFLIIGGKLSDQLGRKKVFLFGAFTFMLASLGAGLSTSFEVLAIFRALQGLGAAFIMPSAVSIVTNTFLAEQERNRAMAIFGSFAAIGSGSGLSIGGIISTYLSWHWVFLINVPILLVTLVAAYYYLPADKPDKAAKTDMISAVFIVLGFLSLTYGVHELAHIKENPVIIIASLMLPVVLLKFVIYRLRTVSYPLVNLQIFRHKSLVISNLAFFLLGAFFIGFLFLISLMLQKDMGHDAASSGLMLVPFSILSALVAKYILPYISKRLNSFRMGALGWIFMLTGALLLLVSVFTGHPLVFVLMGAACISGIGMTFCFTALSVLGIKDVEPANYGVASSLGTTSYFLGAGLGLSFLTLISQFFSSEYAVGALNIFILVCYALLATGMLFYSILMSTKQVKIFSRA
- a CDS encoding response regulator transcription factor; this encodes MKLLIIEDETELAKSIAEYLSEESYLCEFAPTFKEAMQKIENFHYDCILLDITLPDGNGLTILEELKKQNKQDGVIIISAKNALDDKIKGLHLGADDYLTKPFHLSELMARIYSLIRRKQFSNSNVIIQNELQIDLLAKTVFVNDQTIILTKKEFDLLIYFVGNKNRVISKSTLAEHLSGDFADMLDNHDFVYAHVKNLKKKLYDAGCNQYLKTVYGTGYKWEENSK
- a CDS encoding sensor histidine kinase translates to MKPLLSKITKPFLMYVLFVLIISVPVYYWVVDTIWKAELDEHNKITAEKTAYELNKLNLTDQKLSESIKLWNDIQPGTNIQNIRDHDKLKDSIFTYEKQKPYTKEIDIDRFRALSTIIYVNNKPFRFTVQTNIEESQETIVVIAITTFFFFITIVLGFLLINRKLSNSVWKPFRNTLDKLKSFNLNHQTKIEFNRTDILEFEELNSSLSKLIEHNISVYKTQKEFTENASHELQTPLAILKNKLDILQQSKDLTEGQYQITEEMNNALLRSSRINKNLLLLAKIENNQFDNTETIPFDTLLHQSIDVLQEHFEQKSIAIQENIHEDVRVQGNSSLTEILINNLILNTIRHTLVGGLISVKLTRSLFEISNSGTEKLNTNLLFKRFSTLSSHKGGSGLGLAIIKEICTFHGWKVNYRFENNQHIFSVNL
- a CDS encoding TonB-dependent receptor domain-containing protein — translated: MQKKILVFSLFLSLVFVNFLFAQISSVTISGIVTSKNKTVLPYTTVTLKTVKEKKFVSGTITNEEGRFSIAGIKPDNYYLETSISGYRPYTQSVFIGSLSEFLEIPSIELEQIKDDKETKIEEVVLTSSKKNEISNQLDKKTYSVADNISQSGGSILQSMQNLPGVTVQDGKVQLRGNDKVTVLIDGKQTALTGFGSQSGLDNIPASAIDKIEIINNPSSKYDANGNAGIINIIMKKNKQNGWNGKIGFTYGTGSFWIRKDNFPTIRPQYTITPKINPSLSLNYRKDKINVFLQVDNLYTQTLNKNEFVTRTYDNGSIINSQLKRNRNTNYLTTKAGVDWNIDSQNTLTISGLYGSEKIIDRGDQPFFNGDFSQRLRLWQFLEDELKTTVMGTASYQHKFKEAGHVLNVGFNYTFHREDEKYFYDNYLPNSKGTDAFKLLSDEQVYDFNIDYIKPLKYGRIETGIKLRNRSIPTNMNFIPGANSVLDVNAGGWANYKELIPAVYGNYVFENAKWEAELGLRLEYVKIQYDVNPNHPTYKSDSYNYTQPFPNLRLAYKLNDHNKLSIFYNRRVDRPNEVDIRIFPKYDDAEIIKVGNPGLRPQFTNSIELGHKYNWNNGYLYSALYHRFANGTITRISSIVPDSPLIYAVFQNAGRSYNSGLEMIWNQKVSKAYSFNVNGNIYRNQIDAFSVENLYPQPVFFSADKQTAVSGNVKFNNTFRFSNGFDAQLTAIYLAPDIIPQGKMKSRFSIDVGMKKSVQKGKGEIFLNATDLLNTMVIKKQIQGSGFKYTSDDYYETQVIRLGYSYKF